The following proteins are co-located in the Aerosakkonema funiforme FACHB-1375 genome:
- a CDS encoding SLBB domain-containing protein, producing MFVIFCYKQLIYPLTAMTLLASITIAVTYPSQAQRPRGQRSVSPRPTASVVQAEANYTLGGGDRIRIDVFEEPQLGGELQVPLGGLITLPLIGGISIQGLTTEQASRAIERRYAPYLKRPVVTVTLLSARPVNVLVSGEVNNPGSYSITLAQGQGYQSGVQYPTAIQAIKLAGGFTLTADIRRIQLRRPQTSSRERTIDIDFWKFLQAGDRGQDAILRDGDTIFVPTAANLSVGETRLIASAGLIGDPEKARTVAVVGEVFRPGSYVVVGGGTAAEPRNLGLPTVIRAIELAGGITSLADIRSIELRRATRAGTQQIISLNLWQLLQTGDLRQNAILQDGDTIVVPTATDVNPAEAEQLATASFAPANIQVTVIGEVKTPGSLRVAPNTTLNQALLVAGGFNNARAHRDTVELIRLNSNGSVSRRSVRVDMSQGINEQTNPQLRNNDVIVVRRSGIARIADTVDTVLTPATRSNQLFNIPLTILEIFRRL from the coding sequence GGGACAAAGGTCTGTTTCACCCCGACCGACTGCCAGCGTTGTACAAGCGGAAGCAAACTATACATTAGGGGGAGGAGATCGGATTCGGATTGATGTGTTCGAGGAACCGCAACTCGGGGGAGAGTTACAAGTCCCGTTAGGTGGCCTCATCACGCTGCCATTGATTGGCGGGATCTCGATCCAGGGTTTGACGACAGAACAAGCATCTCGGGCGATCGAGCGTCGATACGCTCCCTACTTGAAACGTCCCGTTGTGACGGTAACGCTTTTGTCTGCTCGGCCTGTAAATGTTTTAGTTTCTGGAGAAGTGAATAACCCGGGTTCCTACTCCATTACGTTGGCGCAAGGACAAGGATACCAGTCTGGGGTGCAATACCCCACGGCCATCCAAGCAATCAAGCTAGCTGGGGGATTTACCCTAACGGCTGATATTCGTCGTATCCAGCTGCGTCGTCCGCAAACATCTAGTCGAGAAAGAACGATCGATATCGATTTTTGGAAATTTTTACAGGCAGGCGATCGGGGTCAAGACGCCATTTTGCGAGATGGAGACACGATTTTTGTTCCGACTGCGGCTAACCTGAGTGTAGGAGAAACAAGGCTGATCGCATCTGCGGGTTTAATCGGAGATCCAGAAAAAGCACGCACTGTAGCTGTGGTAGGGGAAGTTTTTCGACCGGGGAGCTACGTTGTAGTGGGAGGAGGCACAGCTGCTGAGCCAAGAAATCTGGGCTTGCCAACCGTCATCAGGGCTATTGAGCTGGCTGGGGGAATTACATCTTTAGCTGATATTCGCTCGATCGAGCTACGCCGCGCTACTAGAGCAGGTACGCAACAAATAATCAGTTTGAACCTCTGGCAACTCTTACAGACAGGAGATTTGCGACAAAATGCGATATTGCAAGATGGAGATACGATCGTTGTTCCCACAGCTACCGATGTCAACCCAGCAGAGGCAGAACAACTAGCTACGGCTAGTTTTGCTCCTGCTAATATTCAAGTGACTGTGATCGGAGAAGTGAAAACACCTGGGAGCTTAAGGGTAGCCCCCAACACTACCTTGAATCAGGCTTTGTTGGTAGCGGGAGGATTCAACAACGCTCGCGCTCATCGAGATACAGTTGAACTAATTCGCCTCAACAGTAATGGTAGTGTGTCTCGACGATCGGTACGTGTGGATATGTCCCAAGGAATTAACGAGCAAACTAATCCCCAACTTCGCAATAACGACGTTATTGTTGTAAGGCGCTCTGGTATAGCACGCATCGCTGACACGGTAGATACTGTTTTAACCCCTGCCACTAGGAGTAACCAATTATTCAATATTCCGCTGACAATCTTAGAGATTTTTAGACGATTGTAA
- a CDS encoding GumC family protein has translation MDTEPYYQSWTKKNGNLPQSLPAKYKTESEKSDEEKLLKDLSKIFAAGRRRIILIATVALVVTGAIAYKLKDQPKSYEGRFVLLVEPVTTSENKLVSLLSQTVGEQNRLTIEDFTLDYETQIRVLRSPKLMVPIIEKIQEKYRGVDYDTLMEQLTIERPMKEKSGTRLLSVSYKDKNPEKVQFVLDKLAEAYLKYSLKDRQTKLRQGIEFIQAQLPEREQRVNMLQEQLQKLRQQSNLIEPGKVSQTLTEHALALEKKRVDIQAELAQSRVNYTTHKKLFDEGNIEALLSEDEAAYTRLLLQIHDLNTEIAEKSARWGEKHPSLIALREKQQDLVKLSRKEAETILEKAAGKIQELEASNQIIMQAENNIRKQMKEFPAVARRYAELNSELEVATDALNKLLTKLDALRIDSAQQELPWELITPPEIPRDKDGNPQAAPVNKKNYILGAVLGLVLGIGSAVVVEIFNNVFHSPEDVEEETKLPVLGIVPFAKEAKSFSKNSGKLARIPIIANLSKQAGKYLVISKNAKPQGYISSPLLEAFRSLYTNIRLLSPDKPIQSLIIGSATPGDGKSTVAVYLAQTAAAIGQRVLLVDADLRRPKIHKKLGLPNVRGLSEVISSDIGLNEVIQRSPSQENLFVLTAGSIPPDPIKELSSEKMRHLMEQFQAFFDLVIYDTPPVVGLADANLLAAYTDGLVMVIGLEKTDRFMAIKALDGLNIAGAAVLGVVANGVKGYKTKVYKAYQRI, from the coding sequence ATGGATACCGAACCATACTATCAATCCTGGACAAAAAAAAATGGCAATCTGCCGCAATCGTTGCCGGCTAAATACAAAACCGAGTCGGAAAAAAGCGACGAAGAGAAATTGCTCAAGGATCTGAGTAAAATATTTGCGGCTGGGCGACGAAGGATTATTTTAATCGCTACAGTAGCGCTGGTAGTAACTGGTGCGATCGCTTACAAACTAAAGGATCAGCCTAAAAGTTATGAAGGTAGATTTGTGCTTTTAGTTGAGCCTGTAACGACCTCGGAAAATAAGTTAGTATCATTACTCTCGCAAACTGTAGGCGAACAAAATAGATTAACAATAGAAGATTTTACTTTGGATTACGAAACACAAATTCGGGTTTTGCGAAGCCCAAAATTGATGGTTCCAATCATAGAAAAAATTCAAGAAAAGTATCGCGGCGTTGATTACGATACACTGATGGAACAGTTAACAATAGAGCGGCCTATGAAAGAGAAGTCAGGGACGAGGCTCTTAAGTGTCAGTTACAAAGATAAAAATCCAGAAAAAGTACAATTTGTATTAGATAAATTAGCAGAAGCTTATTTAAAGTACAGTCTGAAAGATCGTCAAACAAAGCTACGCCAGGGTATTGAGTTTATTCAAGCTCAACTACCAGAACGCGAACAGAGAGTGAATATGCTGCAAGAACAACTGCAAAAACTGCGGCAACAATCAAACTTAATCGAACCCGGGAAAGTCAGCCAAACGTTGACCGAACACGCCCTTGCGCTTGAAAAAAAACGAGTAGATATTCAAGCAGAACTAGCTCAATCACGAGTCAACTACACTACCCATAAAAAACTGTTTGATGAAGGAAATATTGAGGCGCTACTGAGTGAAGACGAGGCCGCTTACACTCGATTACTATTACAGATTCACGATCTCAACACCGAAATTGCGGAAAAGTCAGCTCGATGGGGTGAGAAGCACCCAAGCTTAATCGCACTACGGGAAAAGCAGCAGGATTTAGTTAAACTTTCCCGTAAAGAAGCGGAAACTATTTTGGAGAAAGCCGCTGGGAAAATCCAAGAACTAGAGGCTAGCAACCAAATCATTATGCAAGCTGAAAATAATATAAGAAAACAAATGAAAGAGTTTCCAGCAGTGGCACGTAGGTATGCGGAATTAAATAGCGAATTAGAAGTTGCTACTGATGCTTTAAACAAGCTTTTAACTAAGTTAGATGCGCTACGGATAGATTCTGCTCAACAAGAATTACCTTGGGAATTAATTACTCCTCCTGAAATACCTCGGGACAAAGATGGCAATCCGCAAGCGGCTCCTGTAAATAAGAAAAACTACATTTTAGGGGCAGTTTTGGGATTGGTATTAGGGATTGGCTCTGCTGTTGTTGTAGAAATTTTTAATAATGTTTTCCACAGTCCGGAAGATGTTGAAGAGGAAACTAAACTACCAGTACTGGGAATAGTTCCTTTTGCAAAAGAAGCAAAAAGCTTCTCCAAAAATTCTGGAAAACTAGCTCGCATACCAATCATAGCTAATTTAAGCAAACAGGCTGGTAAGTATCTTGTCATTTCTAAAAATGCTAAACCCCAAGGATATATTTCTTCTCCTTTATTAGAAGCATTCCGCTCTCTGTATACCAATATTCGTTTGCTGAGTCCCGATAAACCGATCCAATCTTTAATAATCGGTTCTGCTACACCTGGAGATGGTAAATCTACGGTTGCGGTATACTTGGCCCAGACAGCAGCTGCGATCGGTCAGCGGGTATTGCTGGTGGACGCGGATTTGCGCCGTCCCAAGATTCACAAAAAGTTGGGTTTACCGAACGTGCGAGGACTGAGCGAAGTAATTTCTTCAGATATAGGATTGAATGAGGTAATCCAGCGATCGCCTTCTCAGGAAAATCTCTTTGTGCTGACTGCTGGCTCAATTCCGCCAGACCCAATTAAAGAACTTTCTTCTGAAAAGATGCGGCATTTAATGGAGCAATTTCAAGCCTTTTTCGACTTGGTTATTTATGATACTCCCCCTGTGGTCGGTTTGGCAGACGCTAACCTCTTAGCTGCCTATACCGATGGGCTTGTCATGGTGATCGGGCTGGAAAAGACAGACCGCTTCATGGCTATCAAAGCCCTAGATGGATTAAATATCGCGGGTGCTGCTGTCTTGGGTGTGGTCGCTAATGGTGTTAAAGGTTACAAAACTAAAGTCTATAAGGCTTATCAGCGAATTTAG
- a CDS encoding EAL domain-containing protein, translated as MANIGIALLSIYDIRLVFLSTLIAIVASYTALERSFQLTVAVALARQMWLGGAIALLIGIWSMHFVAGGSYQLPMWIAYDPKIIFVLMVVVIVASVSALRVTSFNEKSSDKLCFGFIGMSVAIATICYGCMAVKQIDAVGRFDPKFVALSAIACLASAVGLWLLFHTGREAVAKRDRYLAALLEVERRLSAFDDNINFYVQILELLGQASGASHIYLFENDRNVKGCLGMRQCAEWCYPSVELKIDRPILQNLSDEDFFLRWAHLLAEGEIIAGTITEFPDSERLFLEDRNILSLLVLPIVVNSNLFGFIVCANCVEARAWNSSEVNFLRAVATAISHALEGAIAQSDLKKTKAELEIEVLQHTASLKSANDRLQREIAEHQRTEQELEKSLSLLCATLESTADAIIAVDEQGKIIIYNQKFIEMWQIPTSAIGSFLDEQLLAYMTNQLAETENFVEKIRELFAQSTAESRDFIKFKDGRIFERYSQPQIVGKKIVGRVFSFRDVTLHREAEEKIRYQATHDLLTALPNRMLFNDRLSVCLAASHRTGDMLAVMFLDLDRFKAINDTLGHAMGDRLLQEVAHRLSGCLRQCDTIARWEGDEFTLLLPQIRYVEDAVKIAQRILAALKPTFYINGHQLHISSSIGIAFYPNDGEDAETLIKNADVALCRAKEQGRNTYCIYTPAINSRTSELLIIENSLHRALERGEFVVYYQPQVNTIAGEIIQMEALIRWQHPTLGFISPATFIPLAEETGLIVPIGEWVLRTACRQNKAWQDAGLPPIRIGVNLSARQFQQPNLVEMVAQILSDTGLNPQFLELEITESIAMQNAELTRSILMEFERMGVGIAMDDFGTGYSSLGYLKKFPFHTLKIDQSFVRDLITNPNDVAIITAIIALGQGLNLKVVAEGVETEQLKELLHTLECQHMQGYFFSRPLPASDATKLMGQARKKDLVKLSCLAGVSCCTN; from the coding sequence ATGGCAAACATAGGTATAGCTCTGCTAAGCATTTATGACATCCGCTTGGTATTCCTTTCCACTCTCATTGCAATTGTTGCCTCTTATACAGCACTAGAACGGTCTTTTCAACTAACGGTAGCGGTAGCGCTTGCCCGTCAGATGTGGCTGGGTGGTGCGATCGCTCTTTTAATCGGCATTTGGTCTATGCACTTCGTTGCTGGGGGATCTTACCAATTACCAATGTGGATCGCCTACGACCCTAAAATCATCTTTGTCTTGATGGTAGTAGTAATTGTGGCATCAGTATCTGCGTTAAGAGTGACCAGCTTCAACGAGAAAAGTTCGGACAAGCTATGTTTTGGCTTCATTGGGATGAGTGTAGCGATTGCTACCATATGTTATGGGTGTATGGCTGTAAAGCAAATCGATGCAGTTGGACGCTTCGATCCAAAATTCGTGGCATTATCCGCAATCGCTTGTCTAGCGTCTGCGGTCGGTCTGTGGCTGCTATTCCATACTGGTAGAGAAGCCGTGGCAAAGCGCGATCGCTACCTCGCGGCTTTGCTAGAAGTAGAACGCAGATTATCGGCTTTTGACGACAACATTAACTTTTATGTACAAATTTTAGAACTCTTGGGACAAGCTTCCGGTGCAAGCCACATTTACTTATTCGAGAACGATCGCAATGTCAAGGGCTGTCTGGGGATGCGCCAGTGTGCTGAGTGGTGCTACCCCAGTGTGGAGCTAAAAATCGATCGTCCTATACTTCAAAACCTTTCTGATGAAGACTTTTTTCTTCGATGGGCGCATTTGTTAGCAGAGGGCGAAATTATTGCAGGTACAATCACAGAATTTCCAGATTCAGAACGTCTGTTTCTAGAAGATCGAAACATACTTTCTTTACTCGTTTTGCCAATTGTAGTCAATAGTAATTTGTTTGGATTTATCGTTTGTGCTAACTGTGTCGAAGCACGCGCATGGAATTCCTCCGAAGTAAACTTTTTGCGTGCAGTAGCGACGGCAATTTCCCACGCGCTAGAGGGTGCAATAGCCCAGTCAGATCTAAAAAAAACAAAAGCAGAATTAGAAATTGAAGTTTTGCAGCACACAGCCTCCTTAAAAAGTGCGAACGATCGACTGCAAAGGGAGATTGCGGAACACCAGCGAACCGAACAGGAATTAGAAAAATCCCTATCTCTACTTTGCGCCACACTCGAATCTACTGCGGATGCTATTATCGCAGTAGATGAACAGGGAAAAATAATCATTTATAATCAGAAGTTTATCGAAATGTGGCAAATACCCACATCTGCGATCGGCTCTTTTCTCGACGAGCAACTGCTAGCTTATATGACAAATCAACTAGCAGAAACCGAAAATTTTGTTGAAAAAATTAGAGAATTGTTCGCGCAATCGACAGCAGAATCTAGGGACTTCATAAAATTTAAAGATGGTCGAATTTTTGAGCGCTATTCGCAGCCGCAGATTGTAGGCAAAAAGATAGTAGGCAGAGTATTTAGCTTCCGCGATGTTACTCTTCACCGAGAGGCAGAAGAAAAAATTCGCTATCAAGCCACCCACGATCTCCTGACAGCGTTACCCAATCGGATGCTATTCAACGATCGCCTTTCGGTATGCTTAGCAGCTTCCCATCGGACGGGAGATATGTTGGCTGTGATGTTTCTAGATTTAGATCGCTTTAAGGCTATCAACGATACCTTGGGTCATGCGATGGGCGATCGCTTGTTACAAGAAGTGGCACATAGGCTAAGCGGCTGTCTGCGACAATGCGATACCATTGCCCGTTGGGAAGGTGATGAATTTACCCTGCTATTACCCCAAATCAGATATGTAGAAGATGCTGTGAAAATCGCCCAAAGAATTTTGGCAGCCTTAAAACCAACCTTTTATATCAACGGTCATCAATTGCACATAAGCAGCAGTATCGGCATAGCCTTTTATCCTAATGACGGTGAAGATGCGGAAACACTGATCAAAAATGCAGATGTGGCACTATGTCGTGCGAAAGAGCAAGGGCGCAATACATACTGCATATATACTCCGGCAATCAATTCCAGAACTTCTGAATTGTTAATTATCGAAAACAGTCTGCACCGCGCCTTAGAACGGGGAGAATTTGTCGTCTACTACCAACCTCAAGTTAATACGATCGCAGGGGAAATCATCCAAATGGAAGCCCTGATCCGCTGGCAACACCCTACTCTTGGGTTTATCTCCCCTGCCACATTTATTCCCCTCGCAGAGGAAACTGGGCTAATCGTACCTATTGGCGAATGGGTTTTAAGAACTGCCTGTAGGCAAAATAAAGCTTGGCAAGATGCTGGTTTACCGCCTATACGCATAGGAGTCAACCTTTCAGCCCGACAATTTCAGCAACCAAATTTGGTAGAAATGGTAGCGCAGATTTTGTCCGATACAGGTTTAAATCCGCAGTTTTTGGAATTAGAAATTACTGAAAGTATTGCTATGCAGAATGCCGAGTTAACCCGTTCAATTTTGATGGAATTCGAGCGGATGGGAGTGGGGATAGCAATGGATGATTTTGGGACGGGATACTCTTCCTTGGGCTATCTCAAAAAATTCCCATTTCACACGTTAAAAATTGACCAATCTTTTGTAAGGGATTTAATCACAAACCCCAATGATGTCGCTATCATTACGGCGATTATTGCTTTGGGGCAAGGGCTCAATCTCAAAGTAGTAGCAGAAGGAGTCGAAACAGAACAATTGAAAGAGCTTTTACACACTCTTGAATGCCAACATATGCAGGGATACTTTTTCAGTCGTCCCTTACCAGCTTCAGATGCCACTAAGTTAATGGGGCAAGCTAGAAAGAAGGATTTAGTTAAGCTTTCTTGTCTTGCAGGTGTTTCCTGCTGCACTAATTAA
- a CDS encoding DUF760 domain-containing protein: MNNLSNRSSEFFGNQSEGSNLLWQYVQSLNPETIAHLSKPSPEAVQVIERNLVGMLGGLPHEHFDVTITTTRENLGRLLASAMMSGYFLHNAEQRMGFEKYLQAVESNENGN; this comes from the coding sequence ATGAATAATCTCTCAAACCGATCTTCAGAATTCTTTGGCAACCAAAGTGAAGGCAGCAACTTGCTGTGGCAATACGTCCAATCTCTCAATCCAGAGACGATCGCCCACCTCTCCAAACCCTCTCCGGAAGCAGTTCAGGTAATAGAACGCAACCTTGTCGGAATGTTAGGAGGTTTACCTCACGAACACTTCGACGTAACAATTACCACAACGCGGGAAAATCTCGGTCGGCTTTTGGCTTCTGCAATGATGAGCGGCTACTTTCTGCATAATGCCGAACAACGTATGGGATTTGAAAAATATTTGCAAGCAGTAGAAAGCAACGAGAACGGAAACTAA
- a CDS encoding helix-turn-helix domain-containing protein, which produces MVIKWRLAAVMADREMDYREVARRAGLHHVTVNKLKNSYEMPPRLDRTTLEKLCMVLNCQPSDLLRYVPSEETSSNKAS; this is translated from the coding sequence ATGGTCATCAAATGGCGCTTGGCTGCTGTCATGGCAGACCGAGAAATGGACTACCGAGAAGTGGCGCGTCGGGCTGGTCTTCACCACGTCACTGTGAATAAACTGAAAAACAGCTACGAGATGCCTCCCCGTCTAGACCGTACTACGCTAGAAAAGCTTTGTATGGTACTCAATTGCCAGCCTTCTGACCTGTTGCGCTACGTCCCAAGTGAAGAGACGAGTTCCAATAAAGCTAGCTGA
- the map gene encoding type I methionyl aminopeptidase — MKRETIELLSSREIEKMRQAGQFAAELLNFLEPMVKPGVSTLQINDEAERWTRARGAKSAPLGYRGFPKSICTSINEVVCHGIPNAKQILKEGDIINIDVTPLVDGYHGDTSKTFFVGTPSPKAQKLVEVTQESMMRGIAEVKPGARVGDIGAAIQEYAEAQGFSVVRDFAGHGVHRIFHTAPEILHYGIWGTGLRLKPGMVFTIEPMINEGSWEVEILKDGWTAVTKDRKLSAQFEHTVVVTESGVDILTLPPENSN, encoded by the coding sequence ATGAAACGCGAGACGATCGAGCTTTTATCCAGCCGGGAGATCGAAAAAATGCGTCAGGCTGGCCAATTCGCTGCCGAACTCCTCAATTTTCTCGAACCGATGGTAAAACCGGGGGTAAGCACGCTACAAATCAATGATGAGGCAGAACGCTGGACTAGGGCTCGTGGGGCCAAAAGTGCGCCCCTTGGCTACAGGGGATTTCCTAAATCTATCTGCACCAGCATTAACGAAGTAGTATGCCACGGTATTCCTAACGCTAAGCAAATTCTCAAAGAGGGCGACATCATTAATATAGATGTGACGCCTCTCGTTGACGGCTATCACGGCGATACTTCCAAAACTTTCTTTGTCGGTACGCCTTCACCGAAAGCGCAAAAGTTGGTGGAGGTGACGCAAGAGAGTATGATGCGAGGTATTGCAGAAGTCAAACCTGGGGCGCGTGTCGGCGATATCGGTGCTGCTATTCAAGAATACGCGGAAGCTCAAGGTTTTTCTGTGGTGAGAGATTTTGCCGGACATGGGGTTCACCGCATTTTTCATACTGCACCTGAGATTCTCCATTACGGTATCTGGGGGACAGGTTTGCGTTTGAAACCGGGTATGGTTTTTACGATCGAACCTATGATTAATGAGGGTTCGTGGGAAGTTGAAATCCTTAAAGATGGTTGGACTGCTGTGACGAAGGATCGAAAACTTTCTGCCCAATTTGAGCATACGGTGGTTGTAACTGAGTCAGGTGTCGATATCCTGACTTTACCGCCAGAAAATAGTAACTGA
- a CDS encoding Uma2 family endonuclease, producing the protein MQITQRRYYTPEEYLELEEAADSKNEYIDGEIIPMAGGSANHNRLSGNFYAALNFAFRQQDYEAFTSDMRLWIPKRRMYTYPDVMIVAGEPEYFNNRTDILVNPQVIVEVLSPSTKGYDREKKFEAYRTIETLQEYLLIDQNKIRVEQFSKAGKKRWSFYEYDEEDEAIALTSVSFQIALVDLYNKVKFEVVESEGDAADAEELG; encoded by the coding sequence ATGCAAATAACACAACGGCGATACTACACGCCAGAGGAATATCTGGAACTAGAAGAGGCTGCTGACTCCAAAAACGAATATATTGATGGAGAAATCATTCCTATGGCAGGTGGATCTGCAAATCACAATCGGTTATCAGGTAATTTCTACGCTGCTTTGAACTTTGCTTTCAGACAGCAGGATTACGAAGCTTTCACAAGTGATATGCGTCTGTGGATACCCAAAAGGCGGATGTATACATATCCAGACGTGATGATTGTGGCGGGTGAACCGGAGTATTTCAACAACCGTACAGATATTCTTGTCAATCCCCAAGTTATTGTAGAAGTTTTATCGCCATCGACCAAGGGATACGATCGCGAAAAGAAATTTGAGGCTTACCGGACAATCGAAACATTACAAGAATATCTTTTAATTGACCAAAACAAGATTCGTGTCGAGCAGTTTTCTAAAGCAGGGAAAAAGCGATGGTCGTTTTATGAATATGATGAGGAAGATGAGGCGATCGCTCTGACTTCAGTTTCTTTTCAGATTGCGCTGGTGGATTTGTATAATAAGGTAAAGTTTGAAGTTGTTGAGTCAGAGGGCGATGCTGCTGATGCTGAGGAATTGGGTTGA